A single genomic interval of Seriola aureovittata isolate HTS-2021-v1 ecotype China chromosome 10, ASM2101889v1, whole genome shotgun sequence harbors:
- the zgc:162879 gene encoding ras and EF-hand domain-containing protein isoform X2 translates to MNNSQLAELEDDIQQQLVRAEERVRDEERKRMDGIMASMQRKHENEVADLHATVDRLLKSQEDSEFNHSKEEVVRLNRKISDLSQENEQLRASLLQAQTNIAMLHSELDKLKNMYADQKAQHERETDDLKMMVMEYQSYSSQIQILQEMNKKLYDSNDGLRSALASEVVAAKRRLSPQNEIPARRMKPLRQSTLNHSSSELDPSKTTYSHVATWADKYLDSGVSLPMDTVESSASDYDSEDSRGSVETVHHSYSYVPSDVEISEVKSEAAVSVAPSRASSIASSLRRRLSAFSTKPLEADIEEGEEPAPMYRLVLAGDAGAGKSSFMLRLTLNEFRGDIQTTLGVDFQMKRMLVDGEKTNLQIWDTAGQERFRSIARSYFRKAHGVLLLYDVTSESSFLNIRAWVDQIQDSTDEKIPMCVIGNKVDLREQLADGSCVSSLHGEKLAKAYGALFCETSAKEGTNVVEAVLHLAREVKKNVKLRRQSDSQVRLSPTNPKKTLNNCCRL, encoded by the exons ATGAACAACAGTCAGCTGGCAGAACTGGAGGACGATATACAGCAACAACTtgtcagagcagaggagagggtgagagatGAG GAGCGTAAGAGAATGGATGGAATCATGGCCTCCATGCAAAGGAAGCATGAGAATGAGGTTGCAGACCTGCATGCAACTGTGGACAGACTGCTAAAG AGCCAAGAGGACTCTGAATTTAATCATTCAAAGGAGGAGGtggtcagactgaacagaaaaatCAGTGATCTTTCACAG GAAAACGAGCAGCTGCGGGCCTCTCTGTTACAAGCCCAGACGAACATCGCCATGTTGCACTCGGAGCTGGACAAGCTGAAGAACATGTATGCAGATCAGAAAGCTCAACATGAAAG AGAAACTGATGATTTGAAGATGATGGTTATGGAATACCAGTCGTACTCCAGTCAGATTCAGATCCTCCA ggaaatgaataaaaagctgTATGACAGTAACGACGGGCTTCGCTCTGCCTTGGCCAGTGAAGTGGTTGCAGCTAAAAGAAGG CTGTCTCCCCAAAATGAAATCCCAGCCCGAAGGATGAAACCCCTCCGTCAGAGCACACTCAACCACAGCAG CTCAGAGCTGGATCCCAGCAAAACGACGTACTCTCATGTTGCTACCTGGGCTGATAAGTACCTGGACAGTGGAGTCTCTCTGCCGATGGACACAGTTGAGAGCTCAGCCAGTGATTATGACAGTGAGGACAGCAGAGGCTCGGTGGAAACGGTGCACCACAGTTACTCCTATGTCCCGTCTGATGTGGAG ATATCAGAAGTCAAATCAGAGGCTGCAGTGTCGGTGGCTCCCAGCAGGGCGAGCTCCATCGCATCATCCCTACGCAGACGTTTGTCTGCATTTTCCACAAAG CCATTAGAAGCAGATATAGAAGAAGGTGAGGAGCCCGCTCCGATGTACCGTCTGGTTTTAGCTGGAGATGCCGGAGCTGGAAAGTCCAGCTTCATGCTGAGACTGACGCTCAACGAGTTCAGAGGAGACATTCAGACAACGCTGG GAGTTGACTTCCAAATGAAGAGGATGCTCGTGGATGGAGAGAAGACGAACCTGCAGATATGGGACACAGCTGGGCAGGAGAG GTTCCGGAGTATTGCCAGATCTTATTTCCGTAAAGCTCATGGCGTCCTGCTGCTCTACGATGTTACTTCAGAAAGCAGCTTCCTCAACATCAGAGCGTGGGTGGATCAGATTCAG gattCAACGGATGAGAAAATCCCCATGTGTGTTATTGGAAACAAGGTGGACCTCCGAGAGCAGCTCGCAGACGGAAGCTGTGTGAGCAGTTTGCACGGAGAGAAGTTGGCCAAG GCATACGGCGCCTTGTTCTGCGAAACGAGTGCCAAAGAAGGAACCAACGTCGTCGAGGCTGTGCTTCATCTAGCGAG agaagtaaagaaaaatgtcaaactgaggCGGCAGTCAGATTCTCAGGTCAGACTGAGTCCAACCAACCCGAAGAAGACTCTTAACAACTGCTGCCGACTGTAG
- the sema4ba gene encoding sema domain, immunoglobulin domain (Ig), transmembrane domain (TM) and short cytoplasmic domain, (semaphorin) 4Ba: MWTMSMAWLCLPAYTVLLVGCFHTAVTESDVTPRLTFSYNAKERTTRSFSVGGVLNYTSVLLSKEDNMLYVGAREVLFALNLSDISAVTLQRNLTWKTPERKRDECSFKGKDLQTDCFNYIKILLRMNNTHLYVCGTYAFSPICAYINTTDFSLVKSDTGEIVTEDGRSRCPFNPEYKSTAIMADGELYSGTVSNFQGNEPIIYKSLGQGSALKTENSLNWLQDPAFVGSAYIQESLPEGNLVGDDDKIYFFFSEAGKEFDFFDNTIVSRIARVCKGDMGGERVLQKKWTTFLKAQLLCSLPDDGFPFNIIQDIFVLTPSPEDWKNTVFYGVFTSQWYKGASGSSAVCSFTMDQVEKAFSGRYREVNRETQQWYTYNHPVPEPRPGACITNAAREQGISSSLHMPDKVLNFVKDHFLMDSVIRSQPLLLKRNVRYTQIAVHRVLVAQKAYNVLFIGTDDGRLHKAINVNNKMHIIEEMVLFRDSQPVQHIELDTEKGQLYISSFSELVEVPVANCTNYQSCGECILSRDPYCAWNGRQCVDVRQASIRKAWQQDVDEADTSAICNKTVPSPRLAKPQPTRMSSCQVIIIPANTFKVLPCKLRSNLAERRWEFSESAGHFHYPSPEGGLVVVAQADRQETYECWSVEEGFRQLLANYCVRGEAKQESTTLTGRSRTPQISQEEFIILPGKARSPQINTKTYWNELIVVCSLLVFSLVVFSLFVVYRNRDHMKSMLKEGECPNMQQKKPRIVGKPAENLPLNGNTVTASVSDHKGYQTLNDNYICSTPPHECSSPDNSKSFSESEKRPLNLKESRVEISPTCPRPRVRLGSEIKDSIV; encoded by the exons ATGTGGACAATGAGTATGGCTTGGCTCTGTCTCCCAGCCTACACTGTCCTGCTTGTTGGTTGCTTTCATACAGCTGTCACGGAAAGCGACGTCACTCCGCGCCTCACCTTCTCCTACA ATGCGAAGGAGAGGACAACCAGGAGTTTCTCAGTCGGCGGAGTCTTAAACTacacctctgtcctcctcagtAAAGAAGACAACATGCTGTATGTTGGTGCTCGGGAGGTTCTCTTCGCTCTCAACCTCTCCGACATCAGTGCAGTAACGCTCCAAAGAAAT ctcacaTGGAAAActccagagaggaagagagatgagtGCAGTTTCAAAGGCAAAGACCTACAG ACGGATTGCTTCAACTACATCAAGATTTTACTGCGTATGAACAACACTCATCTGTATGTTTGTGGGACGTACGCCTTCAGCCCCATCTGTGCTTACATA AACACCACAGACTTCTCCCTCGTCAAGAGTGACACCGGTGAGATTGTTACAGAGGATGGACGAAGCCGCTGCCCGTTCAACCCTGAATACAAGTCCACGGCCATCATGGCTG ATGGAGAGCTGTATTCCGGTACAGTCAGTAATTTCCAAGGAAATGAACCCATCATTTACAAGAGTCTAGGCCAAGGATctgctttaaaaacagaaaactcacTCAACTGGCTTCAAG ACCCGGCCTTTGTTGGTTCTGCCTACATACAGGAGAGCCTGCCCGAGGGCAACCTAGTGGGCGATGACGATAAGATTTACTTCTTCTTCAGTGAAGCAGGAAAGGAGTTTGATTTCTTTGACAACACCATTGTGTCACGCATTGCTCGCGTGTGTAAG GGTGACATGGGAGGCGAGAGAGTTCTGCAGAAGAAATGGACTACTTTCCTGAAGGCTCAGCTCTTGTGCTCTCTGCCTGATGATGGTTTCCCCTTCAACATAATCCAAGACATATTTGTGCTGACACCCAGCCCCGAGGACTGGAAGAACACTGTGTTTTATGGAGTCTTCACATCTCAGTG GTACAAGGGCGCTTCAGGAAGCTCTGCAGTGTGTTCCTTCACTATGGACCAGGTGGAAAAAGCGTTCAGCGGGCGATACCGAGAGGTCAACAGAGAGACCCAGCAGTGGTACACATACAACCATCCTGTCCCAGAGCCTCGGCCCGGAGCG TGTATCACAAATGCTGCCAGAGAGCAGGgcatctcctcctccctgcacatGCCGGACAAGGTGCTGAATTTTGTCAAAGACCACTTCTTAATGGACAGCGTGATCCGCAGCCAGCCTCTCCTGTTGAAACGTAACGTCCGCTACACCCAGATCGCTGTCCATCGAGTGCTGGTGGCACAAAAGGCCTATAATGTGCTCTTCATTGGCACAG ATGATGGAAGACTTCATAAAGCCATTAACGTCAACAACAAGATGCACATCATTGAGGAAATGGTCCTCTTCCGTGATTCCCAACCAGTGCAGCACATTGAGCTGGATACTGAAAAG GGTCAGCTTTATATTTCCTCGTTCTCTGAACTGGTGGAGGTCCCAGTAGCTAACTGCACTAATTATCAGAGCTGCGGGGAGTGCATCCTCTCCAGGGATCCTTACTGTGCCTGGAATGGACGGCAGTGTGTGGATGTCAGACAGGCTTCAATAAGGAA AGCGTGGCAGCAGGATGTAGATGAGGCAGACACATCAGCTATTTGCAACAAGACAGTGCCAAGCCCACGTCTTGCTAAACCTCAGCCCACAC GGATGTCTTCATGCCAGGTGATCATTATCCCAGCCAACACGTTCAAAGTACTGCCTTGCAAACTGCGGTCTAATCTGGCTGAAAGGAGGTGGGAGTTCAGTGAAAGCGCAGGTCACTTCCATTACCCCAGCCCAGAAGGGGGGCTGGTAGTGGTAGCTCAGGCTGACAGGCAAGAAACCTACGAGTGCTGGTCTGTGGAGGAAGGCTTCAGACAGCTGCTGGCAAACTACTGTGTGAGGGGCGAGGCCAAGCAGGAGAGCACCACACTGACAGGCCGTTCACGTACACCACAGATCTCCCAGGAGGAGTTTATCATCCTGCCAGGGAAGGCCCGCTCGCCGCAGATCAACACTAAGACCTACTGGAATGAGCTGATCGTGGTCTGCTCCCTCCTGGTGTTTTCCCTGGTggtcttctctctgtttgtggttTATAGGAACCGTGACCACATGAAGTCCATGCTCAAGGAGGGAGAGTGCCCCAACATGCAGCAGAAGAAGCCCAGAATAGTGGGGAAACCGGCTGAGAACTTGCCGCTCAACGGCAACACAGTCACAGCATCGGTGTCAGATCACAAAGGCTACCAGACCCTTAACGACAACTACATCTGCAGCACTCCACCGCACGAGTGCTCGTCGCCCGACAACAGCAAGAGCTTCTCAGAGTCGGAGAAGAGGCCTCTGAACTTGAAAGAGAGCCGCGTAGAGATTTCTCCTACATGCCCACGGCCACGAGTCAGACTGGGCTCTGAGATTAAAGACTCTATAGTGTGA
- the zgc:162879 gene encoding ras and EF-hand domain-containing protein isoform X1 — translation MDRPSLRRLFSACDVNKSGKIEYEDFTVVCRELNVPETEIKTLFDKFDADEDGYIDYSKFSSRFHEVSETLDLASFGAGSPQNQGCSWEEFVGRIDSESLLSESLREQLADLYQAIHSSANMTLLQQYEEIIHSLISQSLDTRLECEQLETSLKRAEEMNNSQLAELEDDIQQQLVRAEERVRDEERKRMDGIMASMQRKHENEVADLHATVDRLLKSQEDSEFNHSKEEVVRLNRKISDLSQENEQLRASLLQAQTNIAMLHSELDKLKNMYADQKAQHERETDDLKMMVMEYQSYSSQIQILQEMNKKLYDSNDGLRSALASEVVAAKRRLSPQNEIPARRMKPLRQSTLNHSSSELDPSKTTYSHVATWADKYLDSGVSLPMDTVESSASDYDSEDSRGSVETVHHSYSYVPSDVEISEVKSEAAVSVAPSRASSIASSLRRRLSAFSTKPLEADIEEGEEPAPMYRLVLAGDAGAGKSSFMLRLTLNEFRGDIQTTLGVDFQMKRMLVDGEKTNLQIWDTAGQERFRSIARSYFRKAHGVLLLYDVTSESSFLNIRAWVDQIQDSTDEKIPMCVIGNKVDLREQLADGSCVSSLHGEKLAKAYGALFCETSAKEGTNVVEAVLHLAREVKKNVKLRRQSDSQVRLSPTNPKKTLNNCCRL, via the exons ATGGACCGACCCAGTCTTCGGAGACTGTTTTCTGCTTGTGATGTGAACAAGTCCGGGAAGATCGAGTACGAGGACTTCACGGTTGTTTGCCGGGAGCTGAACGTCCCCGAAACCGAGATCAAAACTCTGTTCGACAAGTTCGACGCGGACGAAGACGGATACATTGACTACAGCAAGTTTTCGTCCAGGTTTCATGAAGTTTCAGAGACTCTGGACCTGGCGTCTTTTGGCGCTGGGTCGCCCCAAAACCAAGGGTGTTCGTGGGAAGAGTTCGTAGGCAGAATAGACTCGGAGTCTCTCCTGTCTGAAAG TCTCAGGGAGCAGCTAGCTGATCTTTACCAGGCCATTCATTCCTCTGCAAACATGACTCTGCTGCAGCAGTATGAGGAAATTATCCACTCTCTGATCAGTCAGAGCCTGGACACCAGACTGGAGTGTGAACAGCTGGAGACCAGTTTAAAGAG AGCTGAGGAGATGAACAACAGTCAGCTGGCAGAACTGGAGGACGATATACAGCAACAACTtgtcagagcagaggagagggtgagagatGAG GAGCGTAAGAGAATGGATGGAATCATGGCCTCCATGCAAAGGAAGCATGAGAATGAGGTTGCAGACCTGCATGCAACTGTGGACAGACTGCTAAAG AGCCAAGAGGACTCTGAATTTAATCATTCAAAGGAGGAGGtggtcagactgaacagaaaaatCAGTGATCTTTCACAG GAAAACGAGCAGCTGCGGGCCTCTCTGTTACAAGCCCAGACGAACATCGCCATGTTGCACTCGGAGCTGGACAAGCTGAAGAACATGTATGCAGATCAGAAAGCTCAACATGAAAG AGAAACTGATGATTTGAAGATGATGGTTATGGAATACCAGTCGTACTCCAGTCAGATTCAGATCCTCCA ggaaatgaataaaaagctgTATGACAGTAACGACGGGCTTCGCTCTGCCTTGGCCAGTGAAGTGGTTGCAGCTAAAAGAAGG CTGTCTCCCCAAAATGAAATCCCAGCCCGAAGGATGAAACCCCTCCGTCAGAGCACACTCAACCACAGCAG CTCAGAGCTGGATCCCAGCAAAACGACGTACTCTCATGTTGCTACCTGGGCTGATAAGTACCTGGACAGTGGAGTCTCTCTGCCGATGGACACAGTTGAGAGCTCAGCCAGTGATTATGACAGTGAGGACAGCAGAGGCTCGGTGGAAACGGTGCACCACAGTTACTCCTATGTCCCGTCTGATGTGGAG ATATCAGAAGTCAAATCAGAGGCTGCAGTGTCGGTGGCTCCCAGCAGGGCGAGCTCCATCGCATCATCCCTACGCAGACGTTTGTCTGCATTTTCCACAAAG CCATTAGAAGCAGATATAGAAGAAGGTGAGGAGCCCGCTCCGATGTACCGTCTGGTTTTAGCTGGAGATGCCGGAGCTGGAAAGTCCAGCTTCATGCTGAGACTGACGCTCAACGAGTTCAGAGGAGACATTCAGACAACGCTGG GAGTTGACTTCCAAATGAAGAGGATGCTCGTGGATGGAGAGAAGACGAACCTGCAGATATGGGACACAGCTGGGCAGGAGAG GTTCCGGAGTATTGCCAGATCTTATTTCCGTAAAGCTCATGGCGTCCTGCTGCTCTACGATGTTACTTCAGAAAGCAGCTTCCTCAACATCAGAGCGTGGGTGGATCAGATTCAG gattCAACGGATGAGAAAATCCCCATGTGTGTTATTGGAAACAAGGTGGACCTCCGAGAGCAGCTCGCAGACGGAAGCTGTGTGAGCAGTTTGCACGGAGAGAAGTTGGCCAAG GCATACGGCGCCTTGTTCTGCGAAACGAGTGCCAAAGAAGGAACCAACGTCGTCGAGGCTGTGCTTCATCTAGCGAG agaagtaaagaaaaatgtcaaactgaggCGGCAGTCAGATTCTCAGGTCAGACTGAGTCCAACCAACCCGAAGAAGACTCTTAACAACTGCTGCCGACTGTAG